DNA sequence from the Solea solea chromosome 12, fSolSol10.1, whole genome shotgun sequence genome:
TGGGTtgtaataatgttgttttaaaagacaTGAATGCACTCCGAAATGAAACTAATGTGGTGTTCATCTGACACATGTATAATTAGAACGTAGACACCGAAATAATCAGTGTATCCACATTCCTGAATGCAAAATATTTAGAAAATATGTTGACTGAAGCTTTtatgagaggaaaacaaaaaaatcacctgtATAATTATATCAAACATGACTCACTCTTCACTGGAACACTTCAattgcatttcattttatatattatacgCAGGGTGCGTGCATTGTTTTGGTGTCTTAAGTTTGACCTCTACAAATGGGACCTGTCGCTGTATTTCCTGTCCGGTCAGCGAACTGTCCACGGAACGCCCATGAAGTTCACGCCGCAAAGATTGCAGGTCGTTTGTAGCCGCATGTACTGTAATAATGCTTCACGCTTGTCGTCTCAGCCCTCCGTGCTTTGATTTCCAtgattcttttgtgttttttgtttcgtTTGCCATTGATTTTGTCTTTGAATGGGTGTGTTTCTGCGATGGGCTCGTCCTGCTTGGTCTCTGTAATGTGGCTATAGGGGAGCAGTCGCTTTTCTCTTTCTAAGCTTCGACAACAAACTGCttattttcatgctttttaaaaaaacaaaggagttttCCCTCTCTATCCACGTCTTTGTGTCATTATTTCAGTATCTGCGAAccacaaatactgtacatggGACCTCACATGTATGAACCAGAATGACGTGTCACTACGGCCAATGAGGGTGGTGATAGTAATATCCTTGTTATCAATGTGGTTGGGTATGAGCGTTTCTAtctgcttcatttaaaaaagaatgcatATTAGTagtaaaaacacaccagaatcaTATCTAAAATCCAGAATGATAACACTGACACTTGGTCAGCATGGCCTTGAACTATGTTACGTCACCTTCAAccctttttacattttaatgtgacaaaGAGCCACGTCACTTTAGAAGTGTTGATATGACGATTATGAAATAATGTGTTAATGCAAACATTTTATTCTATACAGAATAATACAGATCTATTCAGATCACTGGTAACATTTCACCTGGTTTGTGACttagttttgttttatgcatccacacacacacacacacacacacacatacatgcatggATACCGGCCTACACCTACTGAATACTGACACCGATATTTATTCCTAAATTTGCAAATAACTCAATGTTTTGCGTAAAAGTTAAAATACTGTAGCTAAGTTTTTCTGGGAGACCTCAAGGGTAACTTTacttggctgctgctgctgctgcttctaacAGAGATGATGTACAAAAGACTTGGTCTTAATaaagttgtctgtctgtctgtctgtctgtctctctgtctgtctgaactGACCTCAGGTTTCACCTCAAGTGAGAGGTCATTGGTGAGAATGAAACAACCCCACGGGGGCATGTAGGCGTCTGGAGAGAACACCGATTTCTGAGTCACAGAAATTTTCTCTGTCTGAAATAACAGAGAAGAAGTTAAAGAAACTTTTCATGAGTCCTTCTGCTTTTCATGAACGGGGAAAGAAGGCGAGCACATGACATTTGCATAGATCACAGAGAAAAGCCCCTGTACAGAAACTGAAGTCAATAAATGACAAACGTAAAATCAGTCGAGTGTAAACACGTTAAGTGTCCAGCTCATTTTCAGAATCTTTAGTATGTGCTGCCAGAAAGCATCTCATCACAAAGCCAACAATTTGCATTGACACTGGGTCAAAAGGTTGTGTGTAATGTCAAGGAGGCGCTTACTGTTACAAACATGAAGGCATTGTTAGTTCATCATGTATTGTAGTTCAAAGAGAGCTTTTCTTAATGTGTCTGATTAAACtgctgatttctttttctaacaTGCTTTATGACCCTTTGTATTTCCTGCACGGCATTACATGATGTACaagatgtgtgctgctgcctttcttggccaggtcaccgtTGTGAAAGaggtcttgatctcaatgggtcttttatctggttaaataaaggagaaataaaaaaaataaaaaaaaatgtctgtacaCATGTGAGAGCTGACTCACAGACGCGGGCAGTAATGGAAACATCAGCGTCTGTTTTACCGTCACGGCAAAAACAATGTTACCTGTGTCTATATAAAAGGCAGCAGATCACAGAACTCTGCGGCTCAGCGCCACAGATCAATATATCATATGAGTGCAAGCCATTTATCCCATCATCAAGTGCTCAACATCGAGTGGTTTTTTAGCAGTAAAGTTCATTTTTGAAACTATTCATCTGCGCATTTTGGCGTTAAAACAAAATCCTTTCCTGTCCACAGTGCAGGAATGCAGCTTTCTTATGATTattgattaaattaaaatgtaatttatgtattttgttttgtttttttattttactgtatttcaaATGGTTTTTGTTGAGTTTTCAATAGAATGTAGTGAAAAGgggaataaagaaaatgttgtttttttgaggaACATGGACATTTTGGGGGTAATTTAAATCCCAGCTTAgtttgataaataaacaaagcttTCATCATCTTGTGACCTGTCCGTTGTGTTTTTACAAATCATTATAGCCCCTGATCTTTGGGAAAAATGCAATGGAAGTACCCATCGTTGTGTCAATGACATGATTGATATTACTGTGCAGTAACCCCCTTGAACAGAAGTTGTACtgaatgcaaataaaataacttttctttttaccagAGAAAATGTACTAGCCTTGCTGGGGAAGGTAATTTCCTCAATTCTATGTTACGTCACAGACTCTCTGCACAGACTcgttatatatgtatgtttcaTAATATTCTTCATaatattctattcttttctttACTACTTTACAATTTCCCAACCACTGTTTttcattgtaaatatttttcagCCACAATGTGGTTCACCCAAAACTAAAGCAGAATCTAAAATCACTGAGCTCCATTATGTCACAATGTGAGAGTGACAAACAGAGAGTTCAGTACTTTTGGGCAGAATTACACTCGGGTCATATAATTGACAGGGAAACTACCTTTGTACAAAAAATAACTTCCTTTTTTTCGTGTTTGGTTCATCCAATCAATGTCAATTTGTTTAAGGAAGTGAAAAAGGCGTACAACATGGCCCACACATTAATAATGTCCCCGTGGAAAGAGGGTCTTTCCCCGCCGACGATGCTGAGCGGCATAAATATGGCATCAGACGGAGAATAAGTCCACACTGCTCAGAGGACAGGCTGGTGAATCTCAACTGGGACATTCAGTTTTTACTACACTGTAAAAGGAACACtcagagacactcacacacatcaggATGGCTGCTCCTCGTCTGATTCTGTCCATGTTTGTGCTGATGCTGGCTGCCATCACTTTTAGTGAAGGTAAGAAGAAGTGTGTTGTGATTTAGTCTGTGGTCCCGTATGTATCTACTTGCAATTTTATCCAAATTACTATATATTTTTAAAGGGAAACACAAATAACCCTCACTACGGATTTAGTGCGGGTTATTGCATCCCTGCACGTAGATACTGAAGTTACTCGCATTGTTGTGTTGTATCTATTGAAAGGGAAAGTCTAGCTGTGTCATTTTATACTCAAATGTTAACCAGCTCTTATGTAATCaagttgttttctgtgtcttgTTGAAACCACTGACTGTTTTTCTGCTGATTCAAAAACAGGACATTACATAACAGGAACAAGCTAGAAAATGTCCATTTGTTTTTAGATGATCTTCTCATTCATAGCTGCTTGTTTTGTAGGTGTGCGTGGTATTGGGCGTGGTAAATGCTGCTTTCGTTTCAACGACACTCCCCTGCCTAAGGAAAAAGTGGTCAGCTACATCAGGACCAACCAGCGCTGCTCCAACTCGGCTGTCCTGTaagaaagaggaagaataaCATAAAAATCCTCATCACTGCACCCACACGTGTGACAGCACTGAAcctgactttgtttgtttgtgtgtgtgtgtgtgttcaggttcaAGACCGTGGCAGGTCGTCAGCTGTGTGCAAAACCGTCCAACACCTGGGTGCAAGAGCTCATCAACTACCTGGACACCAAAGCCATCCCGGGACAGGCGTCCAACctgtaaccatagcaacatCAAACCCAGAGTGTTTTGTATGCTAATACGTTATAATCATGTCTCAGCTCTATGCAAACTATAAATCTAAGATAACattgacatatttacatatatagcATACAGCATATGCtatgttaaaaaaagactttacttaaatgtatacatattatttttacattgacatttaattcatgtttttaatatttggtGAATATTTGGTGACTTAATTTATTGGAACAATACTATATGATAGAAGCTATATGGTATGTtgctgggttgttgtttttttttttatcaacacacTCAAAGTCTGACCGTCTACACTGTGACCTCCTGTTATGTTGTTCTCTGAACTTACAGCAACTACTTGCTGTAAATCCCAGTTCCACATGGTGTCACCACTAGATTATAAGCTATGGGGTTCACCACTGTTTCTACACTGAGCCATTGCGTTTTCTAtgtgaattgaattgttttctTGTTACTTGCACTCGAGAAACCCaatgtgtcaaaaaggtcatttaTTTCTCTAAGTTACTACTGCAaaattttattctgttttattaaaGCAAGACAAAGTGACAGCATGTTTTGATGTGTTGCTTTTACCAGAGGTCAAGAGTTACCAAGAGTTGCCAGCAGTTCATTGTCAGTTTAACAGACATCAACACTCAGTTGGGTAttttcagtcttgtataaagtacctaaaagggaaaCTTGAGTAAAAAGTACAAgaatcttaccagaaaatgaaaacagaagttgaagtcacttttcatgatattacttaagtaaaagtcttaacgGATATGAGATTTGCTGAACTTAAGTATCagaagtaattttctgatataaaatgaatttaaGTTTTAGAAGCAAAGTTTTTAgcaatggtagctcagtggtagggcgagttatCTTTCAATTagaaggttgtgtgttcaatccctggctctgctagtctatatgtgtccttgagcaagacacttaaccccatgttgaagcgtgtgaatggcaaaactgtagtgtaaagcagctcatcaagactagaaaatctttatataaatacagaccattaccaactcataaacgttgctagaaatacaaagaacaaagtaaagtatagaTAGTAGAATTCAAGACCAGGTTCTTTTCATAGATATGCTCTTATATTGAAATACAGTACACTTAACATCCGGTCTCATCAACATATTACAAGCTTGACGCAGCTGTAGAGAACATGGACCCGCCTTCCCATTGGTCACAGGCGAACGTGATCGCTCTCTTCTTGTGCGTGTGAGGCGTTCAGGTGCTGCAGGCAAAAAAAATTGTTGCCTTCAAACGCCTGCCTTCGAACTAAATAAACATGATCCCTATTTTGgttaaatgttgttaaattGTTGCTTAAGCATTTTTTTTGGTTGAACGATTTTGTGTATCTTTCCTTATATTATGTTTACTGTTATATTTTATCGGatggaggaaaataataaactgccaatcacaacataaattaaataaattaatcaaAATAATTCTTTTTGTACAGAAAGAGTGACATCTAGataaagaacaaacacaaatcctCCTACCTAAAATTCAAAAGAGCTGAATAATGTGTAGTCTGTTCAGTTGGTTGTTCAACTATCTGCTTCTTAGTACAAAATACATTCGTCTTGTTTTGAAACTCACGACCGGATGCGTAATTGTAAACATTATCTGTTCTCTCTGCAAAGAGAAAACAGTTGGGGCATTTTTCGTCACTGACTGTGCTACATCTGGTCGTAGTATCTCGAGCGGTCTCATGTAATGaaacctcattcattcattttccggCACATTTAGCTTCTCTTTGTTCGCAAACTCGGCGCGGTGTTTGAGGCGCAGAGCTCCGCCATTCTTTCGGACGTTGGTTAGTGTATGCCTCGGTGACTGTCGGTTGCAGGCTGGGCGGTGACAGCACACTACAATGATCGAGCGACCAGAAACTGCGGTTCCTAGCATCGCTGTAAGTCCTATTCCGTTTTTATCTTAATATTTATGTTGATCAATAATCAATTGCTAACActgcaaatgttgttttaatcaagATATCAGTTGAATTCCGCTCTGTGACCGgacctgtgtgtttcagtcacTGCTAGTACTGGCCTTTCATGCATGGAGAAATCTACACGCCAAGCTCCATTAACAATCTGCTCGTTTTAGTAGAgtatgtgtgtttacagagacTTAAGCGGCACTGAAACACCAACGGAACACTTCTGACAAATCTGTGTCGCCTATTGTTGAGTTCGGCATAGTTTCATTGTATATAACAATCAGAAGTAAAGTAGATACCATCGTTTAAAAAATGCAACACACCTCCTACCTACTGTGTCTCGCCTGGTTCTGATGAAGCAAGTTTGTGGACGGCGAAACCATAACAGTTTGATAAGAATTTCTATTTTGTGTAGTATGTGAATGTAGGTTTggttaatgtaaatgtattattataattctttatgtaatattttctgtttttatgacTGGCTTGAGGGGGTCCTTGAATGTTACACAGATCAGCAATTCTCAGGCTTGGTCTGTTCTCAATTATATCTCCACTGAAGGAGATGTGactgtatgttgtttttctgacgTGTTTTCACAATGACTTAGACAGTGCTGTTAGTTAAAGAATGGAATAAAATCCAAGCTAACAGTCCCAGCCAGCTGAATGTTTCTGTAAGTATTAGGGCCCTGATGAGATTTGCTCTTCTGCGCCTCTTTTCTAAAAGGATTCTCTCAATTCAACCCGCAGCAGCTATTAAAAGACTGGAATGAGGGATTTCAAGGTTCGAAACATTGCACGGTGGACTACATGTTATATATgacagcagtggctgaactgtacATTATTAGACAGTTCCAAAGCCTCTTCTTTAATCGATATAGCAGGTCCTTGAAATTGCTTTGGTTGAGGTATATAGATTGGTGTGACTGTCCACATGTCCAtttggttgtttggtccatgaaatgccAGAAAATTGTGTTTCTGAACCCCTTGCATAGCACAGGTGGACGCACTTCAGTCAATAAACAGATTCCAAAATAGGACCTGcgtactgggacaaggacagtagtccaattGAATGGCTTTGTTGATCCACAACTGATTGTCTTGACTTATCATTGAGGGTTTGGTGCCCACACTAAGACAAAGTGAAAGCAGAGGGAGTACAACATTTTAGCTCCTAAAAAAAGCTAAAGCAAAAAACACTGTCTTTTAACAGTCTCTGTGCTCAGTGTGAAGTGATGCAATAGCTATTACATAACTAATATTACATAATGAATAATGCCAGTTTGGAAATGGCTAATGAAAGCCATGAGTGACTCCCGTCATCGGTTGCTGTTGGTTGACTTATTCTTACGGATGATGTCAGTGAACCAGGCAGCTACTATCACCACTGGGTGGactggggggggaggggttaaCATGAATGGTATGGTTTCACTAACCTTCCATTCTCTCATCCCCCATTACTTAATTCTTTTAAATCCTGTGTctgtttccttttccttttccacaAGTCAATTCCTTGTGATAAATAATCATACTGATAGCAAACATTACAGGAACACTTTGCTCTACTATAAAGTGGAAATGTGACGATAAGTTCATGTAATCATGACTTCATGTATATTgacgcacacaaaaacacaccttcatatatacacatacccTTTTTGTAGCTACATTACCTGTGCTACCTTAAGTGCACTTTAAAAGGAAATTGATGGACCATCTGCAGTGGCACATTatgtaatgacacacacacacacacagaagttgtATGTGGGCGTAGTGAAACATGGAAATGGTGGAAAATGCTTCAGGCTTGTTGGCAGTAGTTCCATGTGCAGCCCGCTAGCATGCATCACAGGGTATTGATGAGGGCAATAGATTGTTTCCTTTTTCAATtccttgatgtgtgtgtgtgcacagtacCCCATGCTCTGGTGATGCAGAATGGTAACCTACAGTTTTCTGAATGTCACACTCAACGGCAGGAAATGTAGAATGTGGAAGTCATGTTCACTGACAGTTTTTCATTGATGACTCGATATAATTGTTGGAGAACAGTAAAGCATCATTTCAAGATGACAGGGCGGTGTTGATGATGTTGTACTGTTCTCCAACAATTATATCGAGTTATTTAATGGTTGTAATATATGGAGATGTGAGGATTCTTGCACTGATGTGCTGCATGAACCTGGATGACACGGAGTAATAGTAACTTTTATCGCGCTttcccactatacagttctagcacggcacagctcggctcgactctacttgtttgtttttttgcttttccattaggaatagtacctggtgcttttttatttttggctgacactaaaatgtgatgtgtacagtctgctggccactgattggtcagagagtgtcgtcactggaagagtcatgagcccAACGTCCAACACaggatcagttaaaaagacttaaacatgccaaaaaaaaacaaaacaggccaAAGCCGGCAATCGTGAGCAGAATCACAACCCCCTTCCAGtatatttcagtccagtgactgtgtcagatgaactgttttgctcgtcactagtttaatgtgtttgtgtcgcgtttTAAACAAcatcatggcagtttcatgcagccgtgctatgacgaccccgcctttgttgaggaggtactatagtaatggaaaacccaAACCATGGTACCCAAACCGTGTAAAGTCGAGCCAAGTAATGCTaaaactgtatagtggaaaagcgccataagtgTCACATCACAAAGTATCGTGGCACTACAGGGATTCCCCAACTCAGTCAGATGGAAGCTAATATGCTTGTTAGTTTGGGACACAGGCAAAAACCACATAATCATGTGAGAATTTCCAGTGTGAGTCGTTATTGTAACTGTCAAAATAATGAcataacatgattttttttcttactttgaaTTAGCCTTCATTTCAGCTGAAGGTAGATTTAAGCTCTGTTCCATGAGCTTTGCAGTTTTCCATTTAACCATGCATGACAGAGCCTGAGAGGCCAGCTATCAATTGTGTTTGCCTCATGTAGCGTGCAGGATGGTTGACAGTGACTCAGGGGCGGAGGTTATCTGACAGCAGAGTGGGATACTCCTCACATTATACTCCCTGTTAGGGATGAAGACATTTGGGACCAAACACTCTCCAGCCACATTTGTCACATGTGGACAGCAAACTCTGGACAATGTCTGAACTAAATTCCCTGGACATTGTCCAGACTCAAAAGGGCTTTAATTTTATATTTCACCTAGCaattgattttaatttgttGGATTATATTATTTGTCCGTCTTAGTTTATGCATTTGACAGACGCTGGGCAGTGTTAACTCTTCCCTCCTTtccacactccttagcggaacCCTGTTATTTCTCTGTGGGAGTCTGCCATCCCTCTTCCCCTAAAATCAGTCCCTTTTCCCCTCTTGTATTTATCCCAGCTGTGTTTTGCTTCAAAGGGGCTCTGTCGCTACAGGACACAGAAATGCTAATTGCAGGTTCACTAAAAACAAGAGTTTCATCACTTTTTGTGTAcataatgactgtgtgtgtgtgtctgagtttgAGCCTACAGTTTTTCTTCTGCGGAGTATttgtacattcacacacaaaaacaaaagcactgtgtgtgtttatatatgctAAAGATGAATATTTTTAGTCAGTTTAAGAGTGTATTTTCATGCTTTGTGAATGAACtgacactgtgtctctgtgtgtgttttccttcagCAGCGGAACCTGGAGGGCTATGTGGGCTTTGCCAATCTCCCCAACCAGGTGTACCGGAAGTCAGTCAAAAGAGGCTTCGAGTTTACGTTAATGGTTGTAGGTAAGTTGGAATAATCTAGTGGGAGCGTATGACTgtgagggcgtgtgtgtgtgtgtgtcatcagcaCAGGTTGAGAGGCCGTAATGAAACATGTGGTACTCAGCTACTCGGGATGATGAGCTGACAAAGAAGCCATTTCTGCAGACTGGTGTGTTACTCTGTGAGAGTGGCTTTTTTGTGCAGCATGTGCAGtgttagggctgtcactttttccaaaaatcaagttGTAACTAATTCATAATGACCCATAATTTGATgaaataaattcaaacactcCTGCTCCTCGTTTAGTTCACCACAAACATCTCTGTTTTACCAACTGTTATGTCATTAACAGGGCTGCTAGCATTTAAGTATTCATTACATATGGCACTCTGTATGGATGGAACAAACACTCTCTGAACAGGAAATCACTGACAGCAGGAGAAAGCTTTACCAGCTTTTAACTAAAACGAAATAATGTTAAAACATAGAACTGATAGTCAAGACAAAAAGCCCTGATATTATTTACCAGAAACACAAGTATGTCAACCTGATCAGGATTGAGTGTGGCTCTCTTGCATCTCCAagatgctactgctgctgctgacacttTTGGATGAAATGGTAGGAAACCTCACGTGTGCCCTCTACTATGAGATGGCAGTCTGCCTTTCGAGCACGTAATTACAGCTCGAACATGAACTTTGCATCCCATGTTCGAAATAATatcaaatttcaaataaaaagtgacagccctatgCAGGGTGTTCAGTGACTAAGAATGTGCGCTAAGTTCCCGCAGTTTCCCCAGGGGAGTTTGCTGTGTGTAGCTACAGGATGCacagtgacatttgtgtgttttggatgATTCGGTTGTTGGTGGAAGTATGAATGAGATGGGATACGGAGAGACGCCAACAACAGTACAGACAGAGGGGAAGTGGACAGAGGAGTGGAGGAACCATGGGTTTGGCAGTCTGCATGGACGgatacacatgcatgcacacatataTTTAGACATTAGAGCAGCACTGTAATGACATCTGTGTGAAAGGGGCCTGATATGGATTGTGTAGAAAGTCCCGTGGAGCTGTTGAGTCCACAAAAAGTTGTATTGGCTTATGTGCACTTCCTCTTTTATACTCTGTTGAACTCCATGTCTAAAAAGTGATTTTCAACACAAAGTTAATACGTAACTGCTCCTAAAAATTGTTGTTTCACATTGATCGTGTTGCAGTTTCAGAGCTGTTTCCCTTTTCTTGCCATATTTACGCAAATTTAAAATCTTTCCATATTTCCTTTTATAGAAGAAATCAAATGAGCATGTTTTCAAAAGCATGAGCACTCAATATTGTGGTTATTGCAATACAGTGTCGTTTGGCATCACAAAATAGTTACATTCACGATCACTGCAACAAtgatgatggaggagaaaaGCAAAAGCAGCTGGCTGACCTCTGCAAAAAGAGAGATCAGACCCAGTGAGAATACTTCCCAAACAAATGGAGGTGACCGGGTATTTTTAAGAGGAAGCCAActattcatgttcatgttctccTATGTT
Encoded proteins:
- the LOC131469486 gene encoding monocyte chemotactic protein 1B-like gives rise to the protein MAAPRLILSMFVLMLAAITFSEGVRGIGRGKCCFRFNDTPLPKEKVVSYIRTNQRCSNSAVLFKTVAGRQLCAKPSNTWVQELINYLDTKAIPGQASNL